The sequence TGGTGAaactgattttaaaattgttttatagTCTTCACTATCCAATAGGTAAaacatattaataaaatatctatccaattcattaatatcattttctaaatttgatTCCAATGAGTTTGATGTATATACTTTTGTAAATTGTTCAAATCTAATTGGTGTCataattttaccaaatttatcatcttcaattattctatttttaaaaaaatctggACCAATATAaacattttgaaaaatttcttgtggatttatattattcatcatccaaataaatatttttgaacTTGATGACTTAAAACAATATTCACGTagaaaattctttaattcattattttttactatAATGTCTTTAAAaccatcatttaaaatatcatcattatagattaaataattttggaaattttcaatttttaatttaccattttcattaaatagtttattattattattattattattattattattattattattattattattattattattattattattattattattattattattattattattattaatattatttttattattattaatattaatattattatttattttattaatcatttcttcagtgaatttattttttattaaagtatctttataataattaattaaatgattggttggtaatgataaaggtttttcttgttttaattttttagttgGATGGTGTTGATGATTAAGTTGTTGTGATTTTTCAGGCAATGATATTAGTTGAGGATTATTTAATAAGAATTCTaccatttcaaatttattattttcattcattAATGCCAATtccattgattttaattttgtgtcatttgaaataatagtatttggtgaatttattaataattttgtaatttgAACATCTAAAGTTTTAATGGCATATTCTAATGCTGATGGATAaatacaataattaaatggttcatttattaataaatttgtaagGTAATAATCATTGAAATGTAATGCCAATTTtgttaaatcaacaatttcCATTTGTAGTTTTCTATTTTCCAATAAAAGTTGAATTAAttctataaaaattttttttctgaatCTTTAGTGGAAGcagtaattttaaataataattctattcCATGTTGTGTAATATCGATCATTTcttgttttgattttaatttacaaattaaaagttgatattgtttattttttatcatccATTCTAAAGAggtaatatatttaaattttaatctCATAAATCCATTGGTTGGATCACTTATTGTTGGTTGTTTAATCCAATTGGTTTTATGAATatgttgaaaaattaaattaaataaatatttattatgaattactttccaaaataaaatttctatatctttcatatttaatttttttttttttttctttttttttattattattgttattattatttttttctttttctttttctttttttttttttttaaatttttaaaaaaacaaaaataaaaagaaaaaaaaaaaaagcttttttttaaatattcaaaaatcttttaaaaaatagagaaaagaaaaaaaaaaaaacattatccaaatttaatttctttattaactAGGACATTTTTTATGTGAAAATGCACTGTAGTAAGATTTCCTGAGTTTTGAGGATTTAATCAATGGATTTTGccgtttttttttaaaagcaaaagatatttttttaattttttttttttttaatttttttttttttttaatttattttgccTCCAatcacaaaataaaaaaacatttttaaaataaaaaaaaaaaaaaaaaaataaaattaattgtttaatgaaagattaaaataataatacgattcgtatttttttttttcgcttTACtccaaaatatttaaatttttttttaaaattattgtgtTTATTGtaaagaataattttttttttttttttttttttcttttttttttttttttctaattgttGAGTTTTAATTATGgttataatttttcattacaTGTTGCTTGACTAtaattcgttttttttttttttgggtttttGGGTTTTTGGTTAAAAATAGTACTAACGTGTTTTGATCATTGAGCGATTTGaaaacattaattttttaattttttaataataattaacacTTGTacgaaataaaaaataaaattttttttatttatttttttttttttccttaaaacccaagaaaaaaaaaaaaaaaaaaaaaaaaaaaaaaaattttattttgaataaaaaataataaattcaaaaaaattaatttgttttgttatttccatctttaaaaaacaggtttatttttatttttttttaatttttaatctttaatattattattattattattttttttttttttttttttttttttttttttttttttcgattttttttatttaaacaaattttgaattgaacAGTAGTTCGACTGTCTAGAGGAAATTATGGAATTTTTAGGATCTACCAAATGTTTAGGTTTTCTACCTCTTTTAAATTGATCTGGATTGGTACAAGCGGGACATTCTTGGTCTTTGCAAAGATTTTTGTGACACTTTTCATGTCTACGACGGTGTTTTGTGTGGCAGAGGAAAGTGCAATCAGAGTGGCGGCACATTACCATTGGTTTATTTGAAGCAGATTTATTTCTTACAGCACCTGCATGTTTCTTGGTAATATGTCTTGAGAGTGAGCTAGCGTAACCATAAGACATGCTGCAAAATTTTTGGGTACATTTGTAAGCACCTTTTTCagttttcattattattattgttatttaaaaaaaaaattagagatatatagaaaaaaaaaaaaaaaaaaaaaaataatatagattATAGAGATATataataagaaaaataaataaaaataaataaataaaattgtttaaaaaaaaagtaatacattttttttttttattttttattttttttttttcaaaatcatagttgtgttgaatttaattaaaaactaGTTAAATATGGGACTAAGATgtggtaaattttttttttcatttttattatcattatttttttgcactgataattatttgaaaaggaataaaataattgcgatataatttacaaatataaatatatgtaAGTGAGTATactagtatttttttttttttttttaattttttttttttttaaattaattaaaaaagtgttcaattatatatttattttgattttgattttaagtTAAGTGAATTGAATTCTTCTTTTTAATAGtgcttttttgatttttttcactatatatatttttttttttacaatttttattgtaaagatatttttttttttttttttttaaaataaaaaaaggtttgAAACTATCATATCTGCCCAATATCTCTagggttttaaaaatttccattcatatattttttgtaattatctttatttaagtTTTGTCTAATTAAATGCCTAGATAAAATGGAGtccaaagaaaaaaaaaaaaaaaaaaaaaaaaaaaaaattaaaaataaataaaatcattttatatctttctcattgtttgaataaaaaacaaaacaaattattttatatctttCTCATTGCTTAGATTGggatttttataattatttttttaaaattaaattgttaaatttttttttactgatcaaaattttttcatatcttttgaaaaaaaaaaaataaaaaaaatcttaaaaatataaataatattcattttaattgtaaCAACTGGTGGTCGGTGTCATCAGTGTTAGTTTTTCCtaatgatttctttattgTATTGGTTATTGCTGCTGAAGTTATTGGTGTTGTAATGTtgggtgatgatggtggtgtcGAAtggttatttaattgttgttgagattgttgatttattaattgaatgtgttgttgaagaagttgattttgtttatcTATTACCTGCTGCTGTTCCCTTATTTGACGTTGCTGTTCATTGAATGTTGATAcctgtggttgttgttgttgttcctCATTATCCTGTTGTTGAGATTCATCATTAGCAATATattcaatttaattgatgacCGTAGCCCTATCgcgtttttattattttgtatatatttattactGAGGTTGAATTAGAAACCTAGTTCTTTTTATAGTTAACAGATTTGAGCGAACTACTTCAACCTCAGCCGATAGGGTTAGATCCAATTTAAACtacaatattatattattttaattttattctaattaattattattttctttttaattaaattatttttgaatttatattattattttatgtgGTGATTTTGTGtgacatttttttaatatctggTATCTAATATCTATTATGAAAACTtttgtgaaattaaaatatatttttttttttttttttttttttttttttttttttttttttttttttttttttttgaaaattaaatttaatttaaaattaattaaattacaaCGGGAGAAAACCCCtttaaacaaaacaataaGGATGGAGGTGGATTAAAAAAACTCTTTTTGTCCCATAGTAAAACACTATTTttagtcaaaaaaaaaaaaaaatcaaataatttcaaacatattatttaaaagtttaaatttttttattttttttttatattttttatttattttttatatctcctacttttattaaattaaaaaaaaataatccaaattattttcttttttaattattattactctttttttttttttttttttttagaacaaaaacaatttacaaaaactttgctaaaattaatttttcatatataactctttgattttataaaatagttCAGAGTCATTGACATCGTCTGGTAATTGATAGTTTggatcatttaataaatttgataaaatttgtCTTGGAATTTTACCAACTTTTGTTTTTGGTAATTGGTtaataactattattttttttaagactGCCAGTGATTCAATATCTTGCGtgatgatattattaatttcattttgtaatttatttaaatcaattgatggattttcttttaataccAATATACCAATCGGTGCAGTACGACAATCTGGACTTAAAATACCAATAGAACAACATTCTAAAACTGATggatgttttaaaattgatgtgtcaattgtatttaattgaattttattacaaCTTATCTTAATTTGATCATCTGATCTTGAAACAATTGTATAAAATCCTCTTTGATCTATATAACCTAAATCACCTGAATCATAGTAACCTGGAAACCTTGTAAATAGTTGTTTAAacttttcatcatttttataaaatgtaaTTGCAAAACTGGGTGGCATTGGTAGTTTAAATGCAACTAaaccaatttcatttgaattcaAAACTTCACCTTCTTCTGAAAGTATTGATGGTCTAATATAAATTGATGGTACGCCAGTGGCTCTATAAGGAATATTTAAAGCATGGACACTAATAAATGAAGTTACGCCAATTTCACTTTGACCGTATACTcttaaacattttatttttaacttttgtTCAATGTATTCTGGAATTGATTCTTCAATTACTTCACCGCCACAccatatttcttttaaatttgataaatcataCTTAGAACGTACAATTGTTCCTTCAGGATCAGTTTTAATAAGGTATCTAAATACAGATGGGGATGGAAATGTATGTGTTACTTTATGTTTTACAATAGCTATCCATAAATCATCTTCTATATGTTCGTTTTTTATAATACCACCTTCATACATTACCAAGGTGTTTCCTCCAGATAATAAACCATAAAAGAAACCATGAAATGATACCCACCCAATATTTGCATTTGAAAATACAATTTGAGGTATATCTGATTCTTTACGGAATGTATAGTATTTAATACCAACCATATGCGGACCATTACTTCTTACAACAGCTTTGGTATTACCAGTTGTGCCACTTGTATAAAGTATATATAATGGATGACTTGATTCTACTGGTACATATTCATAAAATggtgattgattattttcttttaattttttaatttcatcatacCAACTTAATGTATTTGGAATAGTTGGAATATTttgaactttttttaattttgtttcaTCCAAAACTTCATTTCTAAATAGAGTAATTACATTACTTGGtttaaaagttgataattcaattgcttcttttaaatttggtgtaAATGTAATGATTTCGTCATTAAAAATAC comes from Dictyostelium discoideum AX4 chromosome 2 chromosome, whole genome shotgun sequence and encodes:
- the aslL-2 gene encoding hypothetical protein, with the protein product MYKLSDPFDYLNDNSYSNSNPEAFWDEVAKKNVFWEKMYDKVYSGDEIYPDWFKGGELNTCYNLLDIHIKNPAKRDQDALIYECPYLKKTIKLTYYQLYEKVCKFSRVLLNLNVSKNDNVLIFMANTLEPLIAMLSCARIGATQCTLFDGYSVKSLIDRIETITPKLIITTNYGIFNDEIITFTPNLKEAIELSTFKPSNVITLFRNEVLDETKLKKVQNIPTIPNTLSWYDEIKKLKENNQSPFYEYVPVESSHPLYILYTSGTTGNTKAVVRSNGPHMVGIKYYTFRKESDIPQIVFSNANIGWVSFHGFFYGLLSGGNTLVMYEGGIIKNEHIEDDLWIAIVKHKVTHTFPSPSVFRYLIKTDPEGTIVRSKYDLSNLKEIWCGGEVIEESIPEYIEQKLKIKCLRVYGQSEIGVTSFISVHALNIPYRATGVPSIYIRPSILSEEGEVLNSNEIGLVAFKLPMPPSFAITFYKNDEKFKQLFTRFPGYYDSGDLGYIDQRGFYTIVSRSDDQIKISCNKIQLNTIDTSILKHPSVLECCSIGILSPDCRTAPIGILVLKENPSIDLNKLQNEINNIITQDIESLAVLKKIIVINQLPKTKVGKIPRQILSNLLNDPNYQLPDDVNDSELFYKIKELYMKN
- a CDS encoding hypothetical protein (Similar to Dictyostelium discoideum (Slime mold). protein-tyrosine phosphatase 3 (EC 3.1.3.48) (Protein-tyrosine-phosphate phosphohydrolase 3)); translation: MKTEKGAYKCTQKFCSMSYGYASSLSRHITKKHAGAVRNKSASNKPMVMCRHSDCTFLCHTKHRRRHEKCHKNLCKDQECPACTNPDQFKRGRKPKHLVDPKNSIISSRQSNYCSIQNLFK
- a CDS encoding hypothetical protein (Similar to Dictyostelium discoideum (Slime mold). protein-tyrosine phosphatase 3 (EC 3.1.3.48) (Protein-tyrosine-phosphate phosphohydrolase 3)) — encoded protein: MKDIEILFWKVIHNKYLFNLIFQHIHKTNWIKQPTISDPTNGFMRLKFKYITSLEWMIKNKQYQLLICKLKSKQEMIDITQHGIELLFKITASTKDSEKKFL